From a region of the uncultured Desulfatiglans sp. genome:
- a CDS encoding hypothetical protein (Evidence 5 : Unknown function), whose protein sequence is MRRRSCFTFGAGHLGCRLSRRRLPLQGPADHPGEDSGGDRQEVKTLRSPESPSYSLQRGFHPKKVFYANLGIPLYPCSWGGLTAASGQVSDLSDTG, encoded by the coding sequence ATGCGGAGAAGGTCTTGCTTCACCTTCGGCGCCGGCCATCTCGGATGCCGTCTATCACGCCGTAGGTTACCGCTGCAAGGACCTGCCGATCACCCCGGAGAAGATTCTGGGGGCGATCGGCAAGAAGTAAAAACCCTAAGGAGTCCGGAGTCTCCATCCTACAGTCTCCAAAGGGGTTTCCATCCTAAGAAGGTCTTTTACGCCAATCTTGGCATCCCTCTGTACCCTTGCTCGTGGGGCGGCCTGACGGCCGCCTCCGGGCAGGTCTCCGATCTTTCTGACACCGGCTGA